CAAAATGTCAAATGTCAAGCCTGTCCTTCGAGTATTCGGAGGGCACCGTCCCCAAGGTGTGAGTGTAAGTTATTGTATTGCAACGTACAACAGAACTGGCCTAGAAAGCTAAAAACTCAAAATGTCAAATGTCAAGCCTGTCCTTCGAGTATTCGGAGGGCACCGTCCCCAATAGCAGGTGGTGGTTAAGATGGTTGACAAGTACTATGATCTTCGGGCAGAAGAATACGAGGAGATCTATCTGCGGGACGATCCGGTCCGTCAGAGTGAACAGGCAGCCATTGCTACGGCGATGAAAGAAACCCTGTCCGATCGCCGAGTTCTTGAAGTCGCCTGCGGCACAGGCTTCTGGACCGAGATTGTCGCGAGGGTGTGTGAATACGTAGTGGCTATCGATATGTGACCAGAGGTGCTCACTATCGCCCGAGAGAAAGGGCTGCCGCCTGATAGAGTGGAATTCAGCGAAGGCGATGCTTATTCGCTGGAGTCGGTGTCGGGGACATTCAATGCGGGGCTCGCCAGCTTCTGGCTTTCCCATTTCCCGAAGGCTCGAATCAATCGGTTTTTGCGCGGGTTCCATGAGAGGATAGGCATTGATGCAGTTGTGTTTATGGCTGATAATGTATACGTGCCTGGCATAGGCGGAGAAGTGGTTAGGCGGCCTGGGACAGAAGATACCTTCAAGTTGCGAGAACTCTCTGACGCCTCAAAACATGAGGTGCTCAAGAACTACTACGGCGCCAGGGATCTGAATAACATCTTGTCACGCTTGTCAAGTGACCTTCAGGTACACGTGGGCAGGTGTTTCTGGTGGGTCAGATATGTGGTCGTCTGAGCCTCATATAAGGCCTCATTTCGAAAAAATAGACCTTGACCGATTGCAGGGCGTTTGTATAGTGGGGTATCGAAAACTACTCTTGGTATTGATGCTGTTCTGATGCAGTTGGAGATTTGGTCTCCGGTGTGTGATAATCTTTCTTGGGCCAGGGAAAGGAGATCCATATTATGGGAAACGGAAGAGTAAATATCGGCAAAGAAGTTTATGATTTTACCCTGAAAGACCAGAACGGGAAAGAGTTCAAGTTGACGGATTTTGCCGGCAAGACGGTGCTCATCTCTTTTCATCCGCTGGCCTGGACAGAGGTGTGCGCCATGCAGATGAAGGCTCTGGAGGAGAATAAGGAAACCTTTGACTCACTGAACACTGTCGCAGTAGGGGTAAGCGTTGATACTGTTCCATCGAAGAGGGCCTGGGCTGAAAATCTGCAGATAGAAAATACTCGTCTTCTGTCAGATTTCTGGCCCCACGGCGGGATTGCAGAGCTCTATGGCATTTTTAGGGAAGAGGAAGGATTCTCTGAAAGGGCGAATGTCGTCGTGGATGAAAATGAGAAGGTGGTGTTTTTCAAATTGTATGATATGGACAAAGCGCCAGACTTAGATGAAATAATAGATTTTCTCAAGCAGCGGAAGAAAGCTTGATGTTGCACCTCATCTCCGCCCAGGGGCCCACACTCTTGTTGATGAGGTGATCAGGTGAGATCAAAGAAACAGCAACATCGAGGCAACATGAAGTGGCCGCCCTCCCGTGTGGAATGGGCGGCCACCTTTTGATAATCAAGATCGTTCACTATCTGACAAGAGTCAACTTTCTGGTTGCTGAATTGTCTCCCGCCGTGAGCCTGACGAAGTAAACTCCGGCTGGCGTTTTTTCTCCTGAGTCATCAATTCCGTCCCAGCATGTCGTATGATTTCCTGCCAGGGTCTTGCCAGTTGCCAGGTTCTTCACA
The sequence above is a segment of the candidate division TA06 bacterium genome. Coding sequences within it:
- a CDS encoding class I SAM-dependent methyltransferase, with amino-acid sequence MLTIAREKGLPPDRVEFSEGDAYSLESVSGTFNAGLASFWLSHFPKARINRFLRGFHERIGIDAVVFMADNVYVPGIGGEVVRRPGTEDTFKLRELSDASKHEVLKNYYGARDLNNILSRLSSDLQVHVGRCFWWVRYVVV
- a CDS encoding redoxin domain-containing protein; amino-acid sequence: MGNGRVNIGKEVYDFTLKDQNGKEFKLTDFAGKTVLISFHPLAWTEVCAMQMKALEENKETFDSLNTVAVGVSVDTVPSKRAWAENLQIENTRLLSDFWPHGGIAELYGIFREEEGFSERANVVVDENEKVVFFKLYDMDKAPDLDEIIDFLKQRKKA